One window of the Macaca thibetana thibetana isolate TM-01 chromosome 1, ASM2454274v1, whole genome shotgun sequence genome contains the following:
- the ATP13A2 gene encoding polyamine-transporting ATPase 13A2 isoform X2: MSADSSPLVGSTPTGYGTLTIGTSIDPLSSSVSSVRLSGYCGSPWRVIGYHVVVWMMAGIPLLLFRWKPLWGVRLRLRPCNLARAETLVIEIRDKEDSSWQLFTVQVQTEAIGEGSLEPPPQAQVEDGRSQAAVGAVPEGAWKDTAQLHKSEEAKRMLRYYLFQGQRYIWIETQQAFYQVSLLDHGRSCDDIHRSRHGLSLQDQTVRKAIYGPNVISVPVKSYPQLLVDEALNPYYGFQAFSIALWLADHYYWYALCIFLISAISICLSLYKTRKQSQTLRDMVKLSMRVCVCRPGGEEEWVDSSELVPGDCLVLPQEGGLMPCDAALVAGECMVNESSLTGESVPVLKTALPEGLGPYCAETHRRHTLFCGTLVLQARAYVGPHVLAVVTRTGFCTAKGGLVSSILHPRPINFKFYKHSMKFVAALSVLALLGTIYSIFILYRNRLPLNEIVIRALDLVTVVVPPALPAAMTVCTLYAQGRLRRQGIFCIHPLRINLGGKLQLVCFDKVLEEEPAADSAFGTQVLAVMRPPLWEPQLQGMEEPPVPVSVLCRFPFSSALQRMSVVVAWPGASQPEAYVKGSPELVAGLCNPETVPTDFAQMLQSYTAAGYRVVALASKSLPTVSSLEAAQQLTRDTVERELSLLGLLVMRNLLKPQTTPVIQALRRTRIRAVMVTGDNLQTAVTVARGCGMVAPQEHLIIVHATHPERGQPASLEFLPMESPTVVNGIKDPDQAASYTVEPDPRSRHLALSGPTFGIIMKHFPKLLPKVLVQGTVFARMAPEQKTELVCELQKLQYCVGMCGDGANDCGALKAADVGISLSQAEASVVSPFTSSMASIECVPMVIREGRCSLDTSFSVFKYMALYSLTQFISVLILYTINTNLGDLQFLAIDLVITTTVAVLMSRTGPALALGRVRPPGALLSVPVLSSLLLQVALVTGVQLGGYFLTLAQPWFVPLNRTVPAPDNLPNYENTVVFSLSSFQYLILAAAVSKGAPFRRPLYTNVPFLVALALLSSILVGLVLVPGLLQGPLALRNITDTCFKLLLLGLVTFNFVGAFMLESVLDQCLPACLRRLRPKRTSKKRFKQLERELAEQPWPLLPAGPLR, translated from the exons ACAGCAGCCCTCTCGTGGGCAGCACGCCCACCGGTTATGGGACCCTGACGATAGGGACATCAATAGATCCCCTCAGCTCCTCAGTTTCATCCGTG AGGCTCAGCGGCTACTGTGGCAGTCCATGGAGGGTCATCGGCTATCACGTCGTGGTCTGGATGATGGCTGGGATCCCTTTGCTGCTCTTCCGTTGGAAGCCCCTGTGGGGGGTGCGGCTGCGGCTCCGGCCCTGCAACCTGGCCCGCGCAGAAACACTCGTTATCGAAATAAGAGACAAAGAG GATAGTTCCTGGCAGCTCTTCACTGTCCAGGTGCAGACTGAGGCCATCGGTGAGGGCAG cctggaGCCGCCCCCACAGGCCCAGGTGGAGGATGGCCGGAGCCAGGCGGCAGTGGGGGCGGTACCAGAGGGTGCCTGGAAGGATACGGCCCAGCTCCACAAGAGCGAGGAGGCG AAGCGGATGCTGCGGTATTACCTCTTCCAGGGCCAGCGCTATATCTGGATCGAGACCCAGCAAGCCTTCTACCAGGTCAG CCTGCTGGACCACGGCCGCTCTTGTGACGACATCCACCGCTCCCGCcatggcctcagcctccaggaccAAACGGTGAG GAAGGCCATTTATGGCCCCAACGTGATCAGCGTACCGGTCAAGTCCTACCCCCAGCTGCTGGTGGACGAG gcacTGAACCCGTACTATGGGTTCCAGGCCTTCAGCATCGCGCTGTGGCTGGCTGACCACTACTACTGGTACGCCCTGTGCATCTTCCTCATTTCCGCCATCTCCATCTGCCTGTCGCTGTACAAGACCAGAAAG CAAAGCCAGACTCTAAGGGACATGGTCAAGCTGTCCATGCGGGTGTGCGTGTGCCGGCCAGGGGGAG AGGAAGAGTGGGTGGACTCCAGTGAGCTAGTGCCCGGAGACTGCCTGGTGCTGCCCCAGGAGGGTGGGCTGATGCCTTGCGATGCGGCCCTGGTGGCCGGCGAGTGCATGGTGAATGAGAGCTCTCTGACAG GAGAGAGCGTTCCAGTGCTGAAGACGGCGCTGCCTGAGGGGCTGGGGCCCTACTGTGCAGAGACACACCGGCGGCACACGCTCTTCTGCGGGACCCTCGTCTTGCAGGCCCGGGCCTATGTGGGACCGCACGTCCTGGCAGTGGTGACCCGCACAG ggtTCTGCACGGCAAAAGGGGGCCTGGTGAGCTCCATCTTGCACCCCCGGCCCATCAACTTCAAGTTCTATAAACACAGCATGAAGTTTGTGGCTGCCCTCTCTGTCCTGG CTCTCCTCGGCACCATCTACAGCATCTTCATCCTCTACCGAAACCGG CTGCCTCTGAACGAGATTGTGATCCGGGCTCTGGACCTGGTGACCGTGGTGGTGCCGCCCGCCCTGCCTGCTGCCATGACCGTGTGCACGCTCTATGCCCAGGGCCGGCTGCGAAGACAGGGCATCTTTTGCATCCACCCACTGCGCATCAACCTGGGCGGCAAGCTGCAGCTGGTGTGTTTCGACAAG gtCCTGGAGGAGGAGCCGGCCGCAGACTCGGCATTTGGGACCCAGGTCTTGGCAGTGATGAGACCCCCACTTTGGGAGCCCCAGCTGCAGGGAATG GAGGAGCCCCCGGTGCCAGTCAGCGTCCTCTGCCGCTTCCCCTTCTCCTCGGCTCTGCAGCGCATGAGTGTGGTGGTGGCGTGGCCAGGGGCCTCTCAGCCCGAGGCCTACGTCAAAGGCTCCCCGGAGCTGGTGGCAGGGCTCTGCAACCCCGAGACAG TGCCCACCGACTTCGCCCAGATGCTGCAGAGCTACACAGCTGCTGGCTACCGCGTCGTGGCCCTGGCCAGCAAGTCACTgcccactgtgtccagcctagaGGCAGCCCAGCAACTGACAAG GGACACTGTGGAACGAGAGCTGAGCCTCCTGGGGCTGCTGGTCATGAGGAACCTACTGAAGCCGCAGACAACGCCAGTTATCCAGGCTCTGCGGAGGACCCGCATCCGTGCCGTCATGGTGACAG GGGACAACCTGCAGACAGCAGTTACTGTGGCCCGGGGCTGTGGCATGGTGGCCCCCCAGGAGCATCTGATCATCGTCCACGCCACCCACCCTGAGCGGGGTCAGCCTGCCTCTCTCGAGTTCCTGCCGATGGAGTCCCCCACAGTTGTGAATGGCATTAAG GATCCTGACCAGGCTGCAAGCTACACCGTGGAGCCAGACCCCCGATCCAGGCACCTGGCCCTCAGCGGGCCCACCTTTGGTATCATTATGAAGCACTTCCCCAAGCTGCTGCCCAAG GTCCTGGTCCAGGGCACTGTCTTCGCCCGCATGGCCCCTGAGCAGAAGACAGAGCTGGTGTGCGAGCTACAGAAGCTTCA GTACTGCGTGGGCATGTGCGGAGACGGCGCCAATGACTGTGGGGCCCTGAAGGCGGCCGATGTCGGCATCTCGCTGTCCCAGGCAGAAGCGTCAGTGGTCTCGCCTTTCACCTCGAGCATGGCCAGTATTGAGTGCGTGCCCATGGTCATCAG GGAGGGGCGCTGTTCCCTTGACACTTCATTCAGCGTCTTCAAGTACATGGCCCTGTACAGCCTGACCCAGTTCATCTCCGTCCTGATCCTCTACACG ATCAACACCAACCTGGGTGACCTGCAGTTCCTGGCCATTGACCTGGTCATCACTACCACAGTGGCAGTGCTCATGAGCCGCACGGGGCCAGCGCTGGCCCTGGGGCGGGTGCGGCCGCCGGGGGCGCTGCTCAGCGTGCCCGTGCTCAGCAGCCTGCTGCTGCAGGTGGCCCTGGTGACCGGCGTGCAGCTAGGGGGCTACTTCCTGACCCTGGCCCAGCCGTG GTTCGTGCCTCTGAACAGGACAGTGCCCGCACCAGACAACCTGCCCAACTATGAGAACACCGTGGTCTTCTCTCTGTCCAGCTTCCAGTACCTCATCCTGGCTGCAGCTGTGTCCAAGGGGGCGCCCTTCCGCCGGCCCCTCTACACCAATG TGCCCTTCCTGGTGGCCCTGGCGCTCCTGAGCTCCATCCTGGTGGGCCTTGTCCTGGTCCCCGGCCTCCTGCAGGGGCCGCTGGCGCTGAGGAACATCACCGACACCTGCTtcaagctgctgctgctgggtcTGGTCACCTTCAACTTCGTGGGGGCCTtcatgctggag AGCGTGCTAGACCAGTGCCTCCCCGCCTGCTTGCGCCGCCTCCGGCCCAAGCGGACCTCTAAGAAGCGTTTCAAGCAGCTGGAACGAGAGCTGGCCGAGCAGCCCTGGCCACTGCTGCCCGCCGGCCCCCTGAGGTAG
- the ATP13A2 gene encoding polyamine-transporting ATPase 13A2 isoform X1: MSADSSPLVGSTPTGYGTLTIGTSIDPLSSSVSSVRLSGYCGSPWRVIGYHVVVWMMAGIPLLLFRWKPLWGVRLRLRPCNLARAETLVIEIRDKEDSSWQLFTVQVQTEAIGEGSLEPPPQAQVEDGRSQAAVGAVPEGAWKDTAQLHKSEEAKRMLRYYLFQGQRYIWIETQQAFYQVSLLDHGRSCDDIHRSRHGLSLQDQTVRKAIYGPNVISVPVKSYPQLLVDEALNPYYGFQAFSIALWLADHYYWYALCIFLISAISICLSLYKTRKQSQTLRDMVKLSMRVCVCRPGGEEEWVDSSELVPGDCLVLPQEGGLMPCDAALVAGECMVNESSLTGESVPVLKTALPEGLGPYCAETHRRHTLFCGTLVLQARAYVGPHVLAVVTRTGFCTAKGGLVSSILHPRPINFKFYKHSMKFVAALSVLALLGTIYSIFILYRNRLPLNEIVIRALDLVTVVVPPALPAAMTVCTLYAQGRLRRQGIFCIHPLRINLGGKLQLVCFDKTGTLTEDGLDVMGVVPLKGQAFLPLVPEPRRLPVGPLLRALATCHALSRLQDTPVGDPMDLKMVESTGWVLEEEPAADSAFGTQVLAVMRPPLWEPQLQGMEEPPVPVSVLCRFPFSSALQRMSVVVAWPGASQPEAYVKGSPELVAGLCNPETVPTDFAQMLQSYTAAGYRVVALASKSLPTVSSLEAAQQLTRDTVERELSLLGLLVMRNLLKPQTTPVIQALRRTRIRAVMVTGDNLQTAVTVARGCGMVAPQEHLIIVHATHPERGQPASLEFLPMESPTVVNGIKDPDQAASYTVEPDPRSRHLALSGPTFGIIMKHFPKLLPKVLVQGTVFARMAPEQKTELVCELQKLQYCVGMCGDGANDCGALKAADVGISLSQAEASVVSPFTSSMASIECVPMVIREGRCSLDTSFSVFKYMALYSLTQFISVLILYTINTNLGDLQFLAIDLVITTTVAVLMSRTGPALALGRVRPPGALLSVPVLSSLLLQVALVTGVQLGGYFLTLAQPWFVPLNRTVPAPDNLPNYENTVVFSLSSFQYLILAAAVSKGAPFRRPLYTNVPFLVALALLSSILVGLVLVPGLLQGPLALRNITDTCFKLLLLGLVTFNFVGAFMLESVLDQCLPACLRRLRPKRTSKKRFKQLERELAEQPWPLLPAGPLR, from the exons ACAGCAGCCCTCTCGTGGGCAGCACGCCCACCGGTTATGGGACCCTGACGATAGGGACATCAATAGATCCCCTCAGCTCCTCAGTTTCATCCGTG AGGCTCAGCGGCTACTGTGGCAGTCCATGGAGGGTCATCGGCTATCACGTCGTGGTCTGGATGATGGCTGGGATCCCTTTGCTGCTCTTCCGTTGGAAGCCCCTGTGGGGGGTGCGGCTGCGGCTCCGGCCCTGCAACCTGGCCCGCGCAGAAACACTCGTTATCGAAATAAGAGACAAAGAG GATAGTTCCTGGCAGCTCTTCACTGTCCAGGTGCAGACTGAGGCCATCGGTGAGGGCAG cctggaGCCGCCCCCACAGGCCCAGGTGGAGGATGGCCGGAGCCAGGCGGCAGTGGGGGCGGTACCAGAGGGTGCCTGGAAGGATACGGCCCAGCTCCACAAGAGCGAGGAGGCG AAGCGGATGCTGCGGTATTACCTCTTCCAGGGCCAGCGCTATATCTGGATCGAGACCCAGCAAGCCTTCTACCAGGTCAG CCTGCTGGACCACGGCCGCTCTTGTGACGACATCCACCGCTCCCGCcatggcctcagcctccaggaccAAACGGTGAG GAAGGCCATTTATGGCCCCAACGTGATCAGCGTACCGGTCAAGTCCTACCCCCAGCTGCTGGTGGACGAG gcacTGAACCCGTACTATGGGTTCCAGGCCTTCAGCATCGCGCTGTGGCTGGCTGACCACTACTACTGGTACGCCCTGTGCATCTTCCTCATTTCCGCCATCTCCATCTGCCTGTCGCTGTACAAGACCAGAAAG CAAAGCCAGACTCTAAGGGACATGGTCAAGCTGTCCATGCGGGTGTGCGTGTGCCGGCCAGGGGGAG AGGAAGAGTGGGTGGACTCCAGTGAGCTAGTGCCCGGAGACTGCCTGGTGCTGCCCCAGGAGGGTGGGCTGATGCCTTGCGATGCGGCCCTGGTGGCCGGCGAGTGCATGGTGAATGAGAGCTCTCTGACAG GAGAGAGCGTTCCAGTGCTGAAGACGGCGCTGCCTGAGGGGCTGGGGCCCTACTGTGCAGAGACACACCGGCGGCACACGCTCTTCTGCGGGACCCTCGTCTTGCAGGCCCGGGCCTATGTGGGACCGCACGTCCTGGCAGTGGTGACCCGCACAG ggtTCTGCACGGCAAAAGGGGGCCTGGTGAGCTCCATCTTGCACCCCCGGCCCATCAACTTCAAGTTCTATAAACACAGCATGAAGTTTGTGGCTGCCCTCTCTGTCCTGG CTCTCCTCGGCACCATCTACAGCATCTTCATCCTCTACCGAAACCGG CTGCCTCTGAACGAGATTGTGATCCGGGCTCTGGACCTGGTGACCGTGGTGGTGCCGCCCGCCCTGCCTGCTGCCATGACCGTGTGCACGCTCTATGCCCAGGGCCGGCTGCGAAGACAGGGCATCTTTTGCATCCACCCACTGCGCATCAACCTGGGCGGCAAGCTGCAGCTGGTGTGTTTCGACAAG ACGGGCACCCTCACTGAGGACGGCTTAGATGTGATGGGGGTGGTGCCCCTGAAGGGGCAGGCATTCCTGCCACTGGTCCCAGAGCCCCGCCGCCTGCCCGTGGGGCCCCTGCTCCGAGCACTGGCCACCTGCCATGCCCTCAGCCGACTCCAGGACACCCCCGTGGGCGACCCCATGGACTTGAAGATGGTGGAGTCTACTGGCTGG gtCCTGGAGGAGGAGCCGGCCGCAGACTCGGCATTTGGGACCCAGGTCTTGGCAGTGATGAGACCCCCACTTTGGGAGCCCCAGCTGCAGGGAATG GAGGAGCCCCCGGTGCCAGTCAGCGTCCTCTGCCGCTTCCCCTTCTCCTCGGCTCTGCAGCGCATGAGTGTGGTGGTGGCGTGGCCAGGGGCCTCTCAGCCCGAGGCCTACGTCAAAGGCTCCCCGGAGCTGGTGGCAGGGCTCTGCAACCCCGAGACAG TGCCCACCGACTTCGCCCAGATGCTGCAGAGCTACACAGCTGCTGGCTACCGCGTCGTGGCCCTGGCCAGCAAGTCACTgcccactgtgtccagcctagaGGCAGCCCAGCAACTGACAAG GGACACTGTGGAACGAGAGCTGAGCCTCCTGGGGCTGCTGGTCATGAGGAACCTACTGAAGCCGCAGACAACGCCAGTTATCCAGGCTCTGCGGAGGACCCGCATCCGTGCCGTCATGGTGACAG GGGACAACCTGCAGACAGCAGTTACTGTGGCCCGGGGCTGTGGCATGGTGGCCCCCCAGGAGCATCTGATCATCGTCCACGCCACCCACCCTGAGCGGGGTCAGCCTGCCTCTCTCGAGTTCCTGCCGATGGAGTCCCCCACAGTTGTGAATGGCATTAAG GATCCTGACCAGGCTGCAAGCTACACCGTGGAGCCAGACCCCCGATCCAGGCACCTGGCCCTCAGCGGGCCCACCTTTGGTATCATTATGAAGCACTTCCCCAAGCTGCTGCCCAAG GTCCTGGTCCAGGGCACTGTCTTCGCCCGCATGGCCCCTGAGCAGAAGACAGAGCTGGTGTGCGAGCTACAGAAGCTTCA GTACTGCGTGGGCATGTGCGGAGACGGCGCCAATGACTGTGGGGCCCTGAAGGCGGCCGATGTCGGCATCTCGCTGTCCCAGGCAGAAGCGTCAGTGGTCTCGCCTTTCACCTCGAGCATGGCCAGTATTGAGTGCGTGCCCATGGTCATCAG GGAGGGGCGCTGTTCCCTTGACACTTCATTCAGCGTCTTCAAGTACATGGCCCTGTACAGCCTGACCCAGTTCATCTCCGTCCTGATCCTCTACACG ATCAACACCAACCTGGGTGACCTGCAGTTCCTGGCCATTGACCTGGTCATCACTACCACAGTGGCAGTGCTCATGAGCCGCACGGGGCCAGCGCTGGCCCTGGGGCGGGTGCGGCCGCCGGGGGCGCTGCTCAGCGTGCCCGTGCTCAGCAGCCTGCTGCTGCAGGTGGCCCTGGTGACCGGCGTGCAGCTAGGGGGCTACTTCCTGACCCTGGCCCAGCCGTG GTTCGTGCCTCTGAACAGGACAGTGCCCGCACCAGACAACCTGCCCAACTATGAGAACACCGTGGTCTTCTCTCTGTCCAGCTTCCAGTACCTCATCCTGGCTGCAGCTGTGTCCAAGGGGGCGCCCTTCCGCCGGCCCCTCTACACCAATG TGCCCTTCCTGGTGGCCCTGGCGCTCCTGAGCTCCATCCTGGTGGGCCTTGTCCTGGTCCCCGGCCTCCTGCAGGGGCCGCTGGCGCTGAGGAACATCACCGACACCTGCTtcaagctgctgctgctgggtcTGGTCACCTTCAACTTCGTGGGGGCCTtcatgctggag AGCGTGCTAGACCAGTGCCTCCCCGCCTGCTTGCGCCGCCTCCGGCCCAAGCGGACCTCTAAGAAGCGTTTCAAGCAGCTGGAACGAGAGCTGGCCGAGCAGCCCTGGCCACTGCTGCCCGCCGGCCCCCTGAGGTAG